In the genome of Delphinus delphis chromosome 15, mDelDel1.2, whole genome shotgun sequence, one region contains:
- the POLR3K gene encoding DNA-directed RNA polymerase III subunit RPC10, with protein MLLFCPGCGNGLIVEEGQRCHRFACNTCPYVHNVTRKVTNRKYPKLKEVDDVLGGAAAWENVDSTAEPCPKCEHPRAYFMQLQTRSADEPMTTFYKCCNAQCGHRWRD; from the exons ATGCTGCTTTTCTGCCCGGGCTGCGGGAACGGGCTGATCGTGGAGGAGGGGCAGCGCTGCCACCGCTTCGCCTGCAACACCTGCCCCTATGTGCACAACGTCACCCGCAAG GTAACAAATCGGAAGTATCCAAAGCTGAAAGAAGTGGATGATGTGCTCGGTGGAGCAGCTGCCTGGGAGAATGTTGACTCTACTGCAG AGCCGTGTCCCAAATGCGAACACCCTCGTGCCTATTTCATGCAGCTTCAGACCCGCTCTGCAGACGAGCCCATGACCACCTTCTACAAGTGCTGCAATGCTCAGTGTGGACATCGCTGGCGGGACTAG
- the SNRNP25 gene encoding U11/U12 small nuclear ribonucleoprotein 25 kDa protein has protein sequence MVVQDPLLCDLPIQVTLEEVNSQIALEYGQAMTVRVCKMDGEVMPVVVVQNATVLDLKKAIQRYVQLRQEREGGIQHISWSYVWRTYHLTSAGEKLAEDQRKLRDYGIRNRDEVSFIKKLRQK, from the exons ATGGTAGTGCAGGACCCGCTGCTCTGCGACCTTCCGATCCAG GTTACTTTGGAAGAGGTCAATTCCCAAATAGCACTAGAATACGGCCAAGCAATGACAGTCCGAGTGTGCAAGATGGATGGAGAAGTTATGC CTGTGGTTGTAGTCCAGAACGCCACAGTCCTGGACCTGAAGAAGGCCATCCAGAGATACGTGCAGCTCAGGCAGGAGCGCGAAGGGGGCATTCAGCACATCAGCTG GTCCTATGTGTGGAGGACGTACCACCTGACCTCTGCAGGAGAGAAGCTCGCAGAGGACCAGAGGAAGCTCCGAGA TTATGGTATCCGGAATCGGGATGAGGTGTCCTTCATCAAAAAGCTGAGACAAAAGTGA